GCCAGGCCAGCCCCTGGTGCAGCACCAGCTCGGCGGTCTCGGCGCCGTACAGGCGGGTGAGCTGGTCGACCGGCAGACCGGAGGCCTTGACGATGTACTCGTTGAGCCGGTGCTCGGTGCCCTTGCGGAAACACCACAGGCTGGTGGGCCAGTTGCCGGCGTAGTAGCGCATCGATGGGAGGAACGACACCAGGTCGGGGCGGACATGCCCGAGCAGCGGGACCACCACCAGGCCCAGCACCAGCACCGCGGCCAGCAGCGGGGAGTGCACGGCGAAAGCGCTGACCCCCGCGTCGTGGCCGAAGAGGACGAGCGCCGAGTAGATGAAGAAGACGTTCCACTCCAGCGGCACCCCCATCGGGAAGGCCGACATGATGTGCAGATGGAAGACGACCATCACGGCCAGGGCGATCGTGGTGACGGTCCCGCCGTGGGAGAGCACCAGGACCAGCGGCACCCCGTACTCGATGACCGTACCGCCGTGCGCGGCCGCGGCGGCGAGAGCGGACGGCCTGAGATCGTCGGGGTAGTGCCGGTACAGCCGGCGCTTGAACCAGGCCGGGTGCAGCGGGCTGTTGCTGATCATCACGGCCACCACGAACGGGAAGTGGCGGTTGAGCTTGGAGGATGTGGCGCCCCACCACAGGGCGAGCATGACCAGTTTCAGCGCGGCGGTCATGTCGCTCACCGGGAAGAGGAAGACCAGCAGCGTCAGTCCGTAGTGTTCCGCACGGGCGGCAAGGAAGACGGCCCCCGACGCGCCGACCATGGTCCGTGTCCTCCTGCAACCAGGTCCACTTCTTCGCTGGCGTCGGCACGGGCGCCGACGCGGCCAAGGGCTGGCTGGACCAGACTCCCGGCGCCCGGGTCCTGCCCGTCACCGACGCCTACGACGTCGGCATCTTCGGGTATAGCAGAGCGCGCCCACTCAAGAAGTTCAAGCATCTCGGTTTCGTTCACCAAGAACATTCAGCGGAAACCTTGTCGCATACCACGCAAAAGCCTCGGAATGGGTTGACCCCAATCTTCGGGTCAACTCTCCAGGCTGGAGTCAGACCACCGGAGAGCACAATGGAAACGAAGCGCTACTCTTCTCGCAACGGAGGGAAAGGCCGACGCAGCCGAGAAAAAACGTCCGGCATGGCTTGATTACGCATGGCAGCAGGAAACTCCCGTTCAATCCACTTCAGGCGATCGTCAACGAAATCACGTACAGCAGATTTCAATTCTCCGTAGCCTACTGTGGCGACCGCCAGATCATAGCTACAGGAAATTAGAAGGTCACCTTGACGACGCTCAAACGCAACGAAGTCATCCGATTCGGAAAATTCAAACTGCCTCGAATCCTTGGTCGCCAAGTCGTCTAGGGAGACAGTGAGACGAAGACACCAATCGAGTAGCGTTACCCACCCGAATTTCGTACTGAAGTCCACAGCACCCACTTTGAAGACAGCGTCGCCCATGAAGGCCCCCTGGACCAGATCGGGACTGCTGACCAGGTCCAGGTCTGGCTCTGCTTCAATCTTCCTGCCAGATCCAGGATAACCCTTGATAACGAATCCAAGCTCGATCACTCATACCCCAATTAACCCTATATTGGCCACATGCTGCCGAGCTCACCTTTTGGAGTCATCCAGACTCGAACGGAATTCTCCCCATTAGCGCCCGCACCGGGCCAGGGCAAAATGTGTTCATGATTCCCACCTTCATTCACGCGACCAGTGGCATTTCCTTCGCCGATCCTGTTCACGAGACCGTCAAATAGGTCCTTTTCTGTGAGGTCAGGATTGAACTTCGTTCCGGTGACAGCGGTATCACCATGGTTGACCATCACATGATTCTTGATTCGCTGACGGATTTGATTAAAATTCAAATCCATGGGGCCGCAATTGTGTACCAGCACCGGCGTCTCGCCCGCGAGTACATAGTACGTGTGGAGCTGCTGAACGGTGAGGTTGTAACGGTTGGCAGCGCCGGGTGTGGTGTGGACGCTGGCGACGGTGGCGGGTTGGTGGTGGACGCTGGCGAGGCGGTCGCCGGGTTTGAGGTTGCCGGCGGGTGTCCAGGTGTGGGTGGTGGCGTCGTAGAAGGGGTGATTGGATGTGGTGTGGATGATCTCTGTTCGGCCGTGACCGGTATTGATGGCGACGTCGAGGAGGTCGTTGTCGTGATTGATCCAGACGTGCTGGACCATGCGGCTGCCCTTGTCCTCGCCGGTCGTGGGGTCGGCGGCTTCGACCTTGTCACCCGGCTTGATCTTGCCGATGGGCTTGGTCTTGCCCTTGGCCATGAGGACGGGGGTGTCGGGCGAGAAGCTGCACTTCGAGCCGCCGCCAGAGCCCTCGCCCCTCAAACTGCCGTCAGAGCCTTCGCCCCTAAAACCGCCGCCAGGACCCTCGCCGGCACCTCCTGTGAGTGCGAATATTGCCGCTGCGGACGCCCCAATGGAGGAACCAGTCTTACCCAGGCAGCCCTTTCCGTGGCCAAGTGCCATGCAGCTGAGGAATTTCAGGTGGGTAATGATGTGCTGGTTGGCCTCAGCTTCTGAAGCGTCCTGCGCGTTAGTCAGGCAGTCCCAGCCATAGCCATGGCACCAGGTGTCAGCCTCTTGGTTGAAGACCTCGGCGAACTGGTTGGCGTATTTCCAGTTGCGGGGGATGAAGACCTGCGGGTAGATCTCCATGTATTTCTTGTGGAAGGCAGCGCTGGCAGCGTGGCGTCTGTTTGCGTCCACCTCTCCCTGGTTGTTCGGGTCGCTGTTGGAGCTGTTGACAACGTCACAGCCGTTGCAGCCCCAGGAAGCGTCGTTGAGCGCCTTGCCGCCACTGTTCAGGGTTGGGGTGTTGTTGCCGTACTGGGCTCCGCCACCGCACTCGTCAGGGCTTGCGCAGGCCATCAGGCCGCTTGGGTCGCTGTTGGTGAGGGGGTTGTCGTCGGCGTAGGTGTAGCCGCCGAGTGACTGCGGGCTGGTCGGCTGGAGGAGCGGGTCGGCGCTGATGAAGCGGCCCAGGGTGGGGTCGTATTTGCGGGCGCCGATGTCGGTGTAGCCGGTGGTGGTGTCCTGGGGTTTGCCGAGGTAGGAGTGCGTGGGGTCGGGCCAGGTGGTGGTGTTGGAGCTGGCTCGTGGCTGGCCGTAGGGGGTGTTCTGCTGGCGGGCGACCTGCTGGGTGGTGATGTCCATCGAGAGGGTCGCGGTGCCGTGCGGGTCGTTGAAGAGGTACTTCACTCCACCGTTCGCGAGGCTGGAGCGGACGGCCACAGGGGTCCCGGCGCCGCCGTGGCTGTAGGTGCGGACGGCGCCGAGGATGACGTTGGGGGTGACGCTGGTGTTGACGACGATCTCGGTGTGGGAGTGTCTGGATCTTTGTGTGCGGTCTGGTGTGGATGATTCCTGTCAGTGGTTGGTGACGCGGTCGCCGTAGTAGCTGGCGAGGATGTTGATGGCCTGCTTCCAGGCGGGTGTCTTGCCGGTGACGTTGGCCCGGTTCTTGATCGGGTTGCGGATGACCAGGTAGAGCACCTTCAATGCCGCGTCGTCGTCGGGGAAGTGGCCGCGTCGCCGCGTTGCTTGCCGGAAGCGGGAGTTGAGGGACTCGATCATGTTGGTGGTGTAGACGACGCGGCGGATCGGGGCCGGGAAGCGCATGAAGACGATCACGTGTTCCCAGTTGCGGCGCCAGGTGTCGATCACTGCCGGGTAGCGCTGGCCCCACTCCTCTTCGAAGCGGACGAAGCGCTGCTCGGCCTCGTCGGCGGTCTTGGCCGTGTAGACCTCGCGAAGCTGGCGGGCGATGGCGGCCCAGTGCTGCTTGGCCGAGTAGCGCAGGCTGGTGCGCACGAGGTGGACCACGCAGAGCTGGACGTCGGTCTGGGGCCACACGTCGTTGATCGACTCCGGCAGCCCCTTGAGGCCGTCGCAGCAGGCGATCAGGACGTCCCCAACGCCGCGGTTGCGTAGTTCGGTCAGCCAGGTCATCCACTGCTTGGCGCCCTCGCTGCCGGTGCCGACCCACATCCCGAGCACGTCGCGGTCCCCATCGAGGTTGATGCCGACCGCGATGTAGACCGGCTTGTTCGCGACCGCGCCGTCGCGGATCTTGATGTAGATGCAGTCGATCAGCAGCACCGCGTAGACGCGGTCCAGCGGCTGGGTGCGCCAGGCGGCCAGGTCCTGGGCGACCTGGGCAGTGGCGCGGGAGACCAGGTCGCGGGAGACCTCCACGTCGTAGACCTCCGCGAGGTGGGCCTGGATCTCCCCGGTAGTCAGGCCCTTCGCGTACAGGGAGACGACGGTCTCGGTGAAGCCCTCGACGCGGCGGGCGTGCTTGGGCACGATCTGTGGCGTGAACGATCTCGCGCGGTTGCGGGGGATGTCGATGGTCACCGGCCCCACCTGGGAGAGCACGGTCTTGCGGCTGGTGCCGTTGCGGTGGTTGCCCGACCCCGCGCCGGCCGGGTCTCCTTTCTCGTAGCCCAGGTGCTCGGCCATCTCGGCCTCCAGCGCACCCTCCAGGACCAGCTTCACCAGCCCGGTGAGCAGACCGCTCTCGCCCACCAACTGGAGCCCGTCCCGTCGGGCCCGTTCCACCAACTCCTCGGCCAAATGCCGGTTCTTCTCAGCGATCCGCGCCAACTCTGCCCCCGTCCGCACCTGGTGCTCGCTTTCAACGGGGCCCGGTTCGTCCTTGCTGCCCATCTGTGATCCTTCCCGGCAGAGAACCCATCTCATGCCAACTAGGGTCATACCAGGCCAGACACACAAACTTCAGGACAGTCCCCAAGCCGAACCTGATCGTCCCGCTCGCCACCGGCAATGACACCCCCGAGGACGACTGGGAGCTGGCCACCGACGGCACCGACAGCAACGGGGACAACTCGTTGGCCACGGTCGGCGGCGTGACCTTCAGTTCTGATGGCCCGGACGCGGTCAACGCCGGCGCCGGCGCGGCGTCCTTCGACGGCAGCACCGGATTCCTGGAGAGCGACCACACCGCCGTCAACACCTCCGGTGACTACACCATCTCCGCCTGGGTGAAGATCAACTCGGATGTCGGCGCCACCGCCATCTGCCAGGGCACCAGCCAGCACCAGGCCCTCTACATCGGCTACGACAGCGGCAACAAGGGCTGGATGTTCCAGACCACAACCACCAACGACGCCAATGCCGGCTTCCCCACCGCGGAAGGAGACAGCAACACCGCCGCCGTCGGCACCTGGGCTCATCTCTTGGTCACCTACACGGCCCCCGTCGACGGAGACTCCAGCACGGGCGTGATGTCGCTGTACCAGAACGGCAGCCTGATGGGGACGGCCACCAACGTCACCCCGCAGTACGACTCGTCCATGCCCCTGACCATCGGCGGCTGCGTCAACAGCGTCGACGCGACCACGCCGTATGCCGCCTTCCCCGGCTCCGTGGCAGACGTCCATACCTACCCGTACGCAATGCCGACCGACCAGGCCAGCGCAGACAGCGTGATCGTTCCCATGGGCTGGGGCAACGGGATGCCCGAGGACGAATGGAAGCTCGCCACCAGCGGGACCGACACCGCCGCCCTCAACCCGTTCACCGCTTCCGGCAGCGCCACCTACGGCACCGACGCGCCGAGCGGGATGGCCGGCAGCGTCGCCTTCGACGGGAACACCGGCTTCCTCAAGAGCAAGCAGAGCGCGGTGAACACACTCGGCGACTACACCGTCTCAGCCTGGGTGAAGATCAACTCGGCACTCGGCACCACGGCCGGCTGCCAGGGCACTACGCAACACCAGGCGTTCTACCTCTCGTACGACAAGCCCAGTAAGAGGCCATCTCATTTGGCTCGGTCGGTAGTCTGCGCTTGTGGACATTGTGGAGCGTCTGGTGCCGGATGAGTTGTGGGAGTTGTTCGAGCGGGTGGTGCCGCCCGCTCCGACGCGGCCTCAGGGCGGTGGCCGGCGGCGGTACGGGGATCGTGAGGTGCTGGCCGCGATTGTGTTCGTGGCCACGTCGGGGTGCACCTGGAAGCAACTGCCGCCGTCGTTCGGCCCGTCGGGGCCGACCGCGCACCGCCGGTTCGGCGAGTGGAGCAGGGCGCGGGTCTGGGCCAAGCTGCACCGCCTGGTGCTGGACGAACTCGGCGCCCGCGGGAACCTGGACTGGTCGAGGTGCGCGATCGACTCGGTGAACATGCGGGCCCTGAAAGGGGGGATCTGACAGGTCCGAATCCTGTCGACCGGGGCAAGAAAGGCTCGAAGATCCACCTGATCACGGAGCGGACCGGTTTACCCCTCTCCGTCGGTATCTCGGCCGCCAACCTGCACGACAGTCAGGCGCTGGAGCCACTCGTGCGCGGGATCCCGCCGATCCGCTCCCGCCGCGGCCCACGCCGACGTAAGCCCGCCAAGCTGCACGCCGACAAGGGCTACGACTACGACCACCTGCGTCGATGGCTGCGCAAGCGCGGCATCACCCACCGCATCGCACGCAAGGGCATCGAATCCTCCACACGGCTGGGCCGCCACCGCTGGACGATCGAGCGCACCATGGCCTGGCTCGCCGGCTGCCGTCGGCTCCACCGCCGCTACGAGCGCAAGGCCGAACACTTCCTGGCCTTCACCGCCATCGCCTGCACCCTCATTTGCTACCGCCGACTCACCAAATGAGACGACGTCTAAGGCCTGGATGTTCCAGACGACCACCACCAACGACGAGAACTCCGACTTCCCCACCGCGGAAGGAGATCCCAACACCGGCCCCATCGGCACCTGGACCCACCTCGTCGCCGCCTACCGGGCACCCATCGCCGGAAAGTCCGGAACCGGCTCGATGGCCCTCTACCAAAACGGCACCCTGATGGGAACCGCCACCAACCTCAGCCCCCAGTACGACTCCTCCATGCCCCTGACCATCGGCGGCTGCGTCAACAGCGCCGCAGCCACCAGCCCCTACCTGGCCTTCCCCGGCTCCGTGGCCGACCTCCACGTCTACCCACGGACGCTCTCGGCAACCGAGGTCGGCGCACTGCACTGACCCCACCGCCGCCACCCGGGCCCCGCCGTTCCCGCCAGGAGCGGCGGGGCCCCTTCGTGTCCTCGGCCGAGACTAAATGGCAGCGCCGTTCTGACGGCACCTCGGTACCCAACGATGAAGCGATCCGTCGGATCCGCGGACGTAACTCACCGGACACTGCTTCATAAAGCTGACACGTCATCAGCACCAGCGTCAAATGAGCGTCAGAAGAACCCCCCGACAGCCTCGCAAAGCCGATACACGGCACCCGGGTTCATCGCGTAAACCGAGTGAAACACCTGGTCAGCCTGCCTTCTCAAAGTATCCGACGCAGACCACGTCATGCTCACCGGGAAACAGGTCGAACGAGTCGCAGCCTGCGACAAAACGCAGGTCAGACGCCCTTTCCAACAGGCTCCAGAACCGCCACGCACTCCACATGCGAGGTCATCGGGAACACGTGGAGACAACGCCGAGCGGAGCAGGGTAGGCGTCAATGGCCAGCTACCGAAACCGGTGATCCCTCGGATTGTTGGCAGTCCACCGCGTCTCCCCGCTTCCCCTCTGCCCCGGAAGCAACCAAACCCGAAAGGCCGTGCTAACGGGAATGCCGAGCCAGAACAGCGAATTGCAGCACGAACCGTTCAGCCCCGAGCGCATCCGTGCCACCTGGAGTGGTATCGCGAGCGTCGAGGACGCCGCCCAGGCGTTCGGCATGTCGAGGTCGAAGGGCTACGACCCTGTGCGTCGTGGGGAGTTCTTTTGCCGCGTGCTGCTGATCGGCCGCGCAGCCCGCGTCGTCACCGCCTCGCTCCTCCGCGTACTCGAAAGCGGTGAGCCCGAGTACAACGGAGCCGCCAGCACGAGCACCAATCCATCCTGGCCAGCCGCACGACGAAGGTGTCACGCGCGAATCACAGACCCCGTGGACACCCTCCCGGCACAGGATCCCGAAACTGGACATACATGTCCGCATAGGACTGGATGGACGACCCTGGACGGCTTCTACGACATGTGCCATGTGGTACCGCGGCCCACTCGCTAGCACCACGTACCACTCATCAAGATCCGGACCAGGTGCGGACCGACTCAGCCTGGCACTCGACGTTTCCACTCTTTGTCGCAGGTCAGGAGTGAGGTCAGGCGTGTACCACCAGCAGACGAAGAACCTTCTCGTGTCGTACTCGGCGCAGAAGCTCGGCTTCTTCTAGACGCAGAAAGAGGGCGCCTGACCAGGGAAGATGCGCGTCAGGTGCCCTTCTCGGCACACCAAGGGCAGTCCCGCGTCGCTGATCGCGCGGCC
This portion of the Streptomyces mirabilis genome encodes:
- a CDS encoding LamG domain-containing protein, producing the protein MTFSSDGPDAVNAGAGAASFDGSTGFLESDHTAVNTSGDYTISAWVKINSDVGATAICQGTSQHQALYIGYDSGNKGWMFQTTTTNDANAGFPTAEGDSNTAAVGTWAHLLVTYTAPVDGDSSTGVMSLYQNGSLMGTATNVTPQYDSSMPLTIGGCVNSVDATTPYAAFPGSVADVHTYPYAMPTDQASADSVIVPMGWGNGMPEDEWKLATSGTDTAALNPFTASGSATYGTDAPSGMAGSVAFDGNTGFLKSKQSAVNTLGDYTVSAWVKINSALGTTAGCQGTTQHQAFYLSYDKPSKRPSHLARSVVCACGHCGASGAG
- a CDS encoding polymorphic toxin-type HINT domain-containing protein codes for the protein MKYLFNDPHGTATLSMDITTQQVARQQNTPYGQPRASSNTTTWPDPTHSYLGKPQDTTTGYTDIGARKYDPTLGRFISADPLLQPTSPQSLGGYTYADDNPLTNSDPSGLMACASPDECGGGAQYGNNTPTLNSGGKALNDASWGCNGCDVVNSSNSDPNNQGEVDANRRHAASAAFHKKYMEIYPQVFIPRNWKYANQFAEVFNQEADTWCHGYGWDCLTNAQDASEAEANQHIITHLKFLSCMALGHGKGCLGKTGSSIGASAAAIFALTGGAGEGPGGGFRGEGSDGSLRGEGSGGGSKCSFSPDTPVLMAKGKTKPIGKIKPGDKVEAADPTTGEDKGSRMVQHVWINHDNDLLDVAINTGHGRTEIIHTTSNHPFYDATTHTWTPAGNLKPGDRLASVHHQPATVASVHTTPGAANRYNLTVQQLHTYYVLAGETPVLVHNCGPMDLNFNQIRQRIKNHVMVNHGDTAVTGTKFNPDLTEKDLFDGLVNRIGEGNATGRVNEGGNHEHILPWPGAGANGENSVRVWMTPKGELGSMWPI
- a CDS encoding LamG-like jellyroll fold domain-containing protein translates to MFQTTTTNDENSDFPTAEGDPNTGPIGTWTHLVAAYRAPIAGKSGTGSMALYQNGTLMGTATNLSPQYDSSMPLTIGGCVNSAAATSPYLAFPGSVADLHVYPRTLSATEVGALH
- a CDS encoding DUF3556 domain-containing protein — its product is MVGASGAVFLAARAEHYGLTLLVFLFPVSDMTAALKLVMLALWWGATSSKLNRHFPFVVAVMISNSPLHPAWFKRRLYRHYPDDLRPSALAAAAAHGGTVIEYGVPLVLVLSHGGTVTTIALAVMVVFHLHIMSAFPMGVPLEWNVFFIYSALVLFGHDAGVSAFAVHSPLLAAVLVLGLVVVPLLGHVRPDLVSFLPSMRYYAGNWPTSLWCFRKGTEHRLNEYIVKASGLPVDQLTRLYGAETAELVLHQGLAWRAMHSHGRALAGLLPRAVDDVESYDVREGETVAGAVLGWNFGDGHLHNEQLVAAVQQRCGFAPGDLRVVLLESQPTHRQRQYYRIVDASSGLIEEGHVNVREMVVRQPWLDDETPALPVEPVACPRPATEVAAVHE
- a CDS encoding IS5 family transposase (programmed frameshift) is translated as MERLVPDELWELFERVVPPAPTRPQGGGRRRYGDREVLAAIVFVATSGCTWKQLPPSFGPSGPTAHRRFGEWSRARVWAKLHRLVLDELGARGNLDWSRCAIDSVNMRALKGDLTGPNPVDRGKKGSKIHLITERTGLPLSVGISAANLHDSQALEPLVRGIPPIRSRRGPRRRKPAKLHADKGYDYDHLRRWLRKRGITHRIARKGIESSTRLGRHRWTIERTMAWLAGCRRLHRRYERKAEHFLAFTAIACTLICYRRLTK
- a CDS encoding IS256 family transposase, whose amino-acid sequence is MGSKDEPGPVESEHQVRTGAELARIAEKNRHLAEELVERARRDGLQLVGESGLLTGLVKLVLEGALEAEMAEHLGYEKGDPAGAGSGNHRNGTSRKTVLSQVGPVTIDIPRNRARSFTPQIVPKHARRVEGFTETVVSLYAKGLTTGEIQAHLAEVYDVEVSRDLVSRATAQVAQDLAAWRTQPLDRVYAVLLIDCIYIKIRDGAVANKPVYIAVGINLDGDRDVLGMWVGTGSEGAKQWMTWLTELRNRGVGDVLIACCDGLKGLPESINDVWPQTDVQLCVVHLVRTSLRYSAKQHWAAIARQLREVYTAKTADEAEQRFVRFEEEWGQRYPAVIDTWRRNWEHVIVFMRFPAPIRRVVYTTNMIESLNSRFRQATRRRGHFPDDDAALKVLYLVIRNPIKNRANVTGKTPAWKQAINILASYYGDRVTNH